One genomic window of Biomphalaria glabrata chromosome 9, xgBioGlab47.1, whole genome shotgun sequence includes the following:
- the LOC106064628 gene encoding beta-hexosaminidase subunit beta-like: MKMIYRPIFLMFFFFFKCVHLEVTFIAERLPIQGNRPDPGSPWPMPKYWNKDAKVKTFIPGNIRLTQNRECDVTQEAFNRFVHRLQKVGGLESSTDDSTCFVQTEVSLQELKVVINDQLCPEYPQLGDSEKYELNITDTITIKASQVWGAVWGLETLGQLTYMVDGKWFVNQTFISDEPRFSHRGLHLDTARHFYSVDIIKLNLDVMAMHKLNVFHWHIVDAQSFPYSSRRYPELAQKGAYSPGHIYSQSDVQDIINFARLRGIRVLPEFDTPGHAQSWGKSHPELLTTCYDGDTPERSVYGKHSEKEIMDPTKNSTFDFLRNFFDEIKDVFKDNFLHMGMDEVHYMCWESSPIIQEFLKDHGIPAGQYSGLETYYSNRLLDIIRPMNKRVVIWEDPVNHGAQIRNDTLIQVWKKKDSPPGTDTWAVHLQDAVRRGFQVIFSSCWYLNYISYGQDWKDYYTCDPYHINATQQELSQILGGEVCLWSEYIDETNLLSLVWPRASSVAERLWSVQSLNDTDDATFRLDQHRCRMLRHGIPAKPILPGYCRDDYNTDNTLLKTCRTASVRASQETSTTTKNPNRASQETSTTTKNPNAGSQMTSKLFATMIVYSVLRFHFI; the protein is encoded by the exons ATGAAAATGATTTATCGTCCGATattcttaatgtttttcttcttcttcaaatGTGTTCATCTAGAGGTGACTTTTATAGCTGAGAGATTGCCGATACAG gGAAATCGACCAGACCCAGGTTCTCCATGGCCAATGCCGAAATACTGGAACAAAGATGCAaaagttaaaacatttattcctgGAAATATCAGACTTACACAAAACAGGGAGTGTGACGTCACACAAGAGGCTTTCAACAGATTTGTTCATCGTTTACAGAAAGTTGGAGGCCTGGAGTCTAGTACAGATGACTCAACATGTTTTGTCCAGACAGAGGTCTCACTTCAAGAACTGAAAGTGGTCATTAACGATCAACTTTGCCCAGAATATCCTCAGCTTGGTGATTCTGAAAAAT ACGAGTTAAACATCACAGACACCATTACAATTAAAGCGTCACAAGTCTGGGGCGCTGTATGGG GTCTAGAGACACTGGGACAGTTGACATACATGGTGGATGGGAAG TGGTTTGTGAACCAAACTTTCATTAGTGACGAGCCAAGGTTCTCACACCGTGGTCTACACTTAGACACAGCCAGACATTTCTACAGCGTAGACATCATCAAGCTGAACTTG GACGTCATGGCCATGCATAAACTGAATGTTTTTCATTGGCACATTGTTGACGCTCAGTCATTTCCATACAGCAGTCGACGTTATCCGGAACTTGCCCAAAAG GGAGCCTATTCACCTGGTCATATCTACAGCCAATCTGATGTCCAGGATATTATCAACTTTGCCAGACTTCGTGGGATTCGAGTTCTGCCAGAGTTTGACACACCTGGACACGCCCAGTCATGGGGCAAAAGTCACCCAG AGCTTTTGACTACATGTTATGATGGTGACACCCCTGAGAGATCTGTGTACGGGAAACATTCTGAGAAGGAAATAATGGATCCGACAAAAAACTCAACCTTTGATTTTCTACGGAATTTTTTCGACgaaataaaagatgtttttaaagataattttctGCACATGGGAATGGATGAAGTGCACTATATGTGCTG GGAATCAAGTCCCATAATTCAAGAGTTTTTGAAAGATCATGGAATCCCTGCTGGCCAGTACAGTGGACTTGAGACATACTACAGCAACAGATTGTTAGATATCATAAGACCAATGAACAAACGGGTGGTTATATGGGAAGATCCAGTTAACCATGGGGCGCAG ATACGCAACGATACGTTGATACAAGTTTGGAAGAAGAAAGACTCGCCCCCTGGAACTGATACTTGGGCAGTTCATCTTCAGGATGCCGTAAGAAGAGGTTTCCAGGTTATCTTCTCCTCTTGCTGGTACTTGAACTACATCTCTTATGGTCAAGACTGGAAAGACTATTACACTTGTGATCCATACCACATCAATG CCACACAGCAAGAGTTGTCTCAAATACTTGGAGGGGAGGTTTGTCTCTGGAGTGAGTACATTGATGAAACAAACCTACTCTCTCTTGTCTG GCCAAGAGCTTCATCAGTAGCCGAGAGACTATGGAGTGTCCAAAGTCTCAATGATACAGATGATGCTACATTCAGACTTGACCAGCACAGATGTAGGATGCTCAG ACACGGTATTCCTGCCAAACCAATACTTCCAGGCTACTGCAGAGATGATTACAATACTGACAACACGCTACTGAAGACATGTAGGACTGCATCAGTTAGAGCATCACAAGAAACATCAACAACTACCAAGAATCCCAATAGGGCATCCCAAGAAACATCAACAACTACCAAGAATCCCAATGCGGGATCCCAGATGACATCCAAATTGTTTGCTACTATGATTGTTTATTCTGTTTTGaggtttcattttatttga